From a single Bacteroidetes Order II. bacterium genomic region:
- a CDS encoding carboxypeptidase-like regulatory domain-containing protein, whose amino-acid sequence MTPVLLWSQQQTPSRSLADALRVLRSKTGLDLVFSTGLLAGKSTACQIEGLSPESALRCILQGTGLVAKSTGSARQWVIVPAPIPPPVQPLPQLAVPPQYEANGTVRDAFTGETLMGASIIIEPAQRGTTTDREGRFKINQITNKNIGLRASYVGYEPVILEVHLTGKPIDIRLSPSNTSLAQLVVDGHRAEGLSENATPGVLTLSSRQLEQAGAFRGQEDLFQVLDGLASVGRSSEVNGDLVVRGADEGQVRYVVDDIPLFTPGRTFGGFSTPQTDLLQGVTLYRGLIPAEFGGRLASVLTTSLKDGMGNKPSYSVGLSQSSGRISAELPLSARLSGMLALRHSVQDVLRQQQTLYIQQKNRLQNISAQYGYGDATAKLTFRPSRYHQVSINLYQGSDALLAEGNESLFPQLKKNPEYATGFSAGLTYGWRSHQAGVRYQFLPSNQIILSAALYHSGYKMTEMNRVGVVTTTGSAVEAFQYFQRASYENKQSEAGIKVRADVQHGRHTARVGVALIRHELGSVLQGMPNNTGAVTNGSPQGGGMPGASKEQPLFAANKELSPYQTAQQATETFVFAEEVWQLGRLQVTPAVRLGAFDRHTFFSPQLAAKLSPTENLALKAGIGAQAQHLHTLRDRLGCAYSVESGACTNLGRLFIRPSHGRQANAGADWMLRPALRLEIEAYWRKSDNLLIADRPYRVRDGLEEPLIEAGQQVERYIPGQNLAFGLESTGYWNLNNHYSATFGYVYGRSYYQFQEGNQTLAIPARYDAPHSTYATVQYRKNGWLTTLSGQIRSGYPVHTEGFSLISMMDPEKMWGSRTPLVERLDTYHRLDISVGKRLSHKGRAYEFTGQLLNFTNTTNDLDQLIDGTGGMYASIHGSGVKPAFNLKISF is encoded by the coding sequence ATGACCCCAGTTCTGTTATGGAGTCAACAACAAACGCCTTCCCGTTCCTTGGCGGATGCACTTCGCGTCCTCCGCTCCAAAACTGGTTTAGATCTGGTTTTTTCGACCGGATTACTGGCGGGCAAAAGTACTGCATGTCAGATTGAAGGGCTTTCACCGGAGAGTGCGCTTCGTTGTATTCTGCAAGGAACGGGTCTTGTTGCAAAAAGCACGGGTTCCGCCCGACAGTGGGTGATTGTGCCAGCTCCGATTCCTCCACCCGTTCAACCGCTTCCTCAACTTGCAGTCCCGCCTCAATATGAAGCCAACGGAACGGTTCGGGATGCCTTTACAGGGGAAACACTGATGGGTGCGAGTATCATAATCGAACCAGCGCAACGTGGCACAACGACTGATCGGGAGGGGCGGTTTAAAATTAATCAGATTACCAATAAAAATATCGGATTGCGGGCGTCTTATGTGGGTTATGAGCCAGTCATTCTTGAGGTTCATCTAACCGGAAAACCCATAGACATCAGGCTGTCCCCATCCAATACTTCTTTGGCCCAACTTGTGGTGGATGGACACCGGGCGGAAGGGCTTTCGGAAAATGCCACTCCCGGTGTCTTGACCCTCTCGTCGCGTCAGTTGGAGCAAGCTGGCGCTTTCCGTGGACAAGAGGATTTGTTTCAGGTGTTGGACGGATTAGCCAGTGTAGGGCGTTCATCTGAGGTAAATGGGGATCTGGTTGTACGGGGGGCAGATGAGGGGCAGGTCCGGTATGTGGTGGATGATATTCCCCTTTTTACACCGGGCCGTACTTTTGGTGGTTTTTCCACCCCGCAAACCGATTTGTTGCAAGGCGTTACGCTCTATAGAGGATTGATTCCTGCCGAATTTGGTGGGCGTTTAGCTTCCGTGTTAACCACCAGCCTTAAAGATGGGATGGGTAACAAGCCATCTTATTCGGTGGGATTAAGCCAGAGCAGTGGCCGTATAAGTGCAGAATTACCCCTTTCGGCTCGCTTATCTGGTATGTTGGCACTTCGGCACTCGGTTCAGGACGTATTGCGTCAACAGCAAACCCTATACATCCAACAAAAAAACCGATTGCAAAATATTTCCGCCCAATATGGCTATGGAGATGCCACCGCAAAGCTTACCTTCCGACCGTCTCGGTATCATCAGGTATCAATCAACCTCTATCAAGGTTCTGATGCACTGTTGGCGGAAGGAAATGAGTCACTTTTTCCACAGCTAAAGAAAAATCCCGAATATGCCACAGGGTTTAGTGCAGGCTTGACGTATGGGTGGCGGAGCCATCAGGCTGGTGTCCGCTATCAGTTTTTACCTTCCAACCAAATCATTCTTTCTGCTGCCTTGTATCATTCTGGTTATAAAATGACGGAGATGAACAGAGTAGGGGTGGTTACAACAACCGGAAGTGCAGTAGAGGCGTTTCAGTATTTTCAGCGGGCATCATACGAAAACAAACAGTCCGAGGCGGGGATCAAGGTACGGGCGGATGTACAGCATGGGCGTCATACGGCAAGGGTTGGGGTGGCGTTGATCCGGCACGAGTTGGGAAGTGTATTACAAGGTATGCCTAACAATACAGGGGCTGTAACAAATGGCTCACCTCAAGGGGGGGGCATGCCCGGAGCGTCCAAAGAACAACCACTTTTTGCAGCCAATAAAGAGCTATCGCCCTATCAGACGGCCCAACAGGCCACAGAGACCTTTGTTTTTGCCGAAGAGGTGTGGCAGTTGGGACGTTTGCAAGTAACACCTGCTGTTCGGTTAGGGGCTTTTGATCGCCATACTTTTTTTTCTCCTCAACTAGCTGCTAAATTATCTCCTACCGAAAACCTAGCACTAAAGGCGGGAATCGGCGCACAAGCCCAGCATTTGCATACCCTACGAGACCGACTTGGGTGCGCCTATAGTGTAGAGTCAGGAGCATGTACCAACCTTGGGCGCTTGTTTATAAGACCCAGTCATGGCCGTCAGGCCAACGCTGGTGCCGACTGGATGCTACGCCCCGCCCTTCGGTTAGAGATAGAGGCTTATTGGCGAAAGTCAGACAATTTGCTCATCGCCGATCGACCTTACAGGGTACGGGACGGCTTGGAAGAACCCCTGATTGAAGCTGGTCAGCAGGTGGAAAGATATATTCCCGGACAAAATCTGGCCTTTGGTCTGGAATCAACGGGATATTGGAATTTGAACAACCATTATTCAGCCACCTTTGGCTATGTGTATGGACGTTCCTATTATCAATTTCAAGAGGGGAACCAGACGCTGGCAATTCCTGCCCGTTATGATGCCCCGCATAGTACTTATGCAACGGTGCAATATCGGAAGAATGGCTGGTTAACCACCCTTTCTGGTCAAATTCGTTCCGGCTACCCAGTACATACCGAAGGGTTTTCGCTCATTTCAATGATGGACCCCGAAAAGATGTGGGGATCTCGTACCCCCTTGGTAGAACGCTTGGATACCTACCACCGTCTGGATATTTCGGTGGGCAAGCGTTTAAGTCATAAAGGGAGAGCCTATGAATTTACGGGACAATTGCTTAATTTTACCAATACCACAAATGATTTAGACCAATTGATAGATGGGACGGGGGGCATGTATGCTTCAATTCATGGCAGTGGCGTGAAACCAGCGTTTAATTTGAAAATCTCTTTCTAA
- a CDS encoding sigma-70 family RNA polymerase sigma factor codes for MINPFPPELIEQAKTGNQTANNLIFSRLRPLLHGYFVRQIGMKDHVEDLVQNTLVRVHRSLPDLQQADRFKAFAMKAALFELQDLYRGRYGIREMVFDPEEMPDRATMPEDVGLQMDLQKVLEELTPKARQIIELKQLGYPYEEIAQILGTTEAAIKMQVKRAFDRLRVLLTQTLGVFLLLFLPN; via the coding sequence ATGATCAATCCATTTCCTCCCGAACTCATAGAACAGGCCAAAACTGGTAACCAAACCGCCAATAACCTGATTTTTTCCCGGCTTCGCCCACTGCTGCATGGTTATTTTGTGCGCCAAATCGGGATGAAAGACCACGTGGAAGACCTCGTGCAGAACACCTTGGTTCGGGTTCATCGAAGCCTCCCAGATTTGCAACAGGCGGATCGTTTTAAGGCATTTGCCATGAAGGCCGCATTATTTGAATTACAGGACTTATACCGAGGGCGGTATGGTATTCGTGAAATGGTTTTTGATCCCGAAGAGATGCCGGATCGCGCCACCATGCCCGAAGACGTTGGATTACAAATGGATCTTCAAAAAGTCTTAGAGGAGTTAACGCCCAAAGCGCGACAGATTATTGAACTCAAACAACTGGGTTATCCATACGAGGAAATTGCCCAAATACTGGGCACCACCGAGGCCGCCATCAAAATGCAGGTAAAGCGGGCGTTTGACCGCCTCCGAGTCTTATTAACCCAAACTTTAGGCGTTTTTCTGTTACTCTTTTTACCCAATTAA
- a CDS encoding sulfite oxidase-like oxidoreductase: MKSKTLPAEIARRIPPGQFLTQKFPVLTYGSTPKIKTEDWKLRIFGAVASEIILTWDGLMSLPQTELKTDFHCVTTWSQLDNVWKGVHIREVLQQIKILPEACYVMAHAYGGYTTNMPLEVLDDDDVLLAYGHNGEYLTPDHGFPMRLVIPKKYAWKSAKWLSGLEFMLQDRPGFWERNGYSMSADPWREERYW, from the coding sequence ATGAAAAGTAAAACCCTTCCCGCAGAAATTGCCCGTAGAATTCCTCCCGGTCAATTCCTTACGCAGAAGTTTCCGGTTTTGACCTACGGAAGTACACCCAAGATTAAAACCGAAGACTGGAAATTGCGCATTTTTGGTGCGGTGGCTTCAGAAATAATATTGACATGGGATGGTCTGATGTCGCTTCCGCAGACAGAATTGAAAACGGACTTTCACTGTGTGACCACTTGGAGTCAATTAGACAATGTATGGAAGGGCGTTCACATTCGGGAAGTCTTACAGCAGATCAAGATATTGCCGGAAGCCTGTTACGTGATGGCCCATGCATACGGCGGTTATACTACCAATATGCCACTGGAAGTCCTCGATGACGACGACGTATTATTGGCATATGGGCACAATGGTGAGTATCTGACCCCCGATCATGGCTTCCCCATGCGGTTGGTTATACCCAAAAAATATGCGTGGAAAAGCGCAAAATGGTTGAGCGGCCTTGAATTCATGCTACAAGACCGACCAGGTTTTTGGGAACGGAATGGCTATAGCATGAGTGCCGATCCTTGGCGCGAAGAGCGTTATTGGTAG
- the holA gene encoding DNA polymerase III subunit delta, with translation MTQDISYEQALTAFAHKNFRPLYFVFGEEKFLLTELQNTLMEHALAVHERDFNLDILYGSDVDGVQALSYCQGYPMMAERRVVIIRDFEKMANNNVFVPYAKNPNPNAVVLLLCGSKPNLTNNPYRAIKSSAVVIELKPIKENQVGGWVHKQVSKIGKKIRPDAVQMLVDFNGNNLHTLANEVDKLQAYVGQKAEITREDVLDVGGHAREFNVFELQKAVGQADFLTALRIVEHMLQQKTNRAGEALMMVSILSAYFQKLWKLVGCQNLNMSDKQMAERIGVSPYFIKEYVMSLRKYPYSSILHALNALLAADYELKGGSSRTPELILHLLLLRIIPHPTTRAIGYPTTSKGITI, from the coding sequence ATGACACAAGACATAAGCTATGAACAGGCGCTGACGGCCTTTGCACATAAAAACTTTCGCCCTTTATATTTTGTGTTTGGGGAGGAGAAGTTCCTTCTGACAGAACTGCAAAACACCTTAATGGAACATGCACTCGCGGTGCATGAACGTGATTTTAACTTGGATATTTTGTATGGATCAGACGTAGATGGTGTACAAGCACTGTCATATTGTCAGGGATATCCGATGATGGCAGAACGTCGTGTCGTCATTATTCGGGATTTCGAGAAAATGGCCAATAATAATGTATTTGTGCCTTATGCCAAAAACCCGAATCCGAATGCAGTGGTGTTGTTGCTGTGTGGAAGCAAGCCGAATTTGACCAATAACCCCTATCGGGCAATAAAGTCCTCGGCTGTTGTCATAGAATTAAAGCCCATAAAAGAAAATCAAGTGGGCGGATGGGTACATAAACAGGTATCCAAGATAGGGAAAAAAATTCGCCCGGACGCAGTCCAAATGTTGGTGGATTTTAATGGCAACAACCTGCATACGCTGGCCAATGAGGTGGACAAGTTGCAGGCATATGTTGGGCAGAAGGCCGAAATTACACGAGAAGATGTATTAGATGTTGGTGGGCACGCCCGTGAGTTTAATGTATTTGAGCTGCAAAAAGCCGTTGGTCAAGCTGACTTCCTGACAGCACTACGCATCGTGGAACACATGTTGCAACAAAAAACAAATCGGGCTGGTGAAGCACTGATGATGGTTTCCATCCTAAGTGCCTACTTTCAAAAACTCTGGAAACTTGTGGGCTGTCAAAACCTAAATATGTCGGATAAACAAATGGCGGAGCGGATAGGTGTTTCACCTTATTTTATCAAAGAATATGTGATGAGCCTCCGAAAGTACCCGTATTCGAGCATTCTACACGCTTTAAATGCGTTATTGGCTGCCGATTACGAATTAAAAGGCGGCTCTTCCCGCACTCCTGAGTTAATCTTGCATTTGTTGTTATTAAGGATTATTCCGCACCCAACCACCCGCGCCATTGGCTATCCAACGACTTCCAAGGGTATTACCATTTGA
- a CDS encoding sigma-70 family RNA polymerase sigma factor: MPNLNNKQYQPLLQLSDEDLMAEFQNGRVEAFEILVQRYKDPLSNYIYRFLGDMKECEDLLQETFLRVYRNRHSYRRIAKYSTWLYTIAGNLARSEYRKRKRRRVYSLQSVNRDDEEYEVEIPDETYLPDLQTESLLQDKFVQETLRQIPDEFREVVVLRDIQQLSYEEIAEITGLPMGTVKSRINRGRTKLQQMLKDIYVPGD; the protein is encoded by the coding sequence ATGCCAAACCTGAATAACAAACAGTACCAGCCGCTCTTGCAATTGAGCGATGAGGATTTGATGGCCGAATTCCAAAATGGTCGAGTAGAGGCTTTCGAGATCTTGGTACAACGGTATAAGGATCCCCTTTCCAATTATATCTATCGTTTTCTGGGCGATATGAAGGAATGTGAGGACTTGTTGCAAGAAACATTTCTGCGGGTTTACCGAAACCGTCATTCGTACCGTCGGATTGCGAAATACTCTACTTGGCTCTACACCATTGCAGGGAACTTAGCACGGTCCGAGTATCGTAAACGGAAACGTCGGCGCGTCTATTCGTTGCAGTCGGTAAACCGCGACGATGAAGAGTATGAAGTGGAAATTCCAGATGAAACATACCTACCCGATCTTCAGACGGAAAGTTTGTTGCAAGACAAATTTGTTCAGGAAACCTTGCGGCAAATCCCCGATGAGTTTCGAGAGGTGGTGGTTTTGCGCGATATTCAACAATTGTCTTATGAGGAAATTGCCGAGATCACAGGCTTGCCCATGGGAACCGTTAAAAGCCGGATAAACCGTGGCCGTACCAAGTTGCAACAAATGCTCAAAGATATTTACGTTCCTGGTGATTAA
- a CDS encoding FecR family protein, with product MDALLQHIPLWDELSHEEREKWLKAAQASPDLAAAAKDWDDFTRRLHDHLMAHIPDGEVLVLHALELEAPESLTPEDREKLSQNRPHLEVAFREIAALPLLINRIRTEIVDFDSEWMAQTIALPANFEAHQAPSVPQNWFSRHPITKWAGGITLAVGLLMLGIWALITVSSYTTNSTADNYATVLPNPYNVETIQNKSTEVQVVELPDGSMVTLYPLSQIQYSRNDFSRRIRVAGKFFFDIQKEEQLFTIESKNAVTTVVGTSFALNTTPSRTEVVLVEGEVMLASRREQAQFVRLVPGEMSRVDGQDTPSVPQKADLGQSLEWTGKFFFRGTTIPDAVLQLEKAYNVRIQIADDLHLETIEGTFSRHEKLGDILDKIALALQRRVTQKSETVFEFK from the coding sequence ATGGACGCACTGTTACAACATATCCCGCTCTGGGATGAGCTATCCCATGAAGAACGAGAAAAGTGGTTAAAAGCCGCACAAGCATCACCAGACTTGGCTGCTGCTGCCAAGGACTGGGATGATTTTACCCGCCGTTTGCATGATCACTTGATGGCCCATATACCTGACGGAGAGGTGTTGGTGCTACATGCGCTGGAATTAGAAGCACCGGAAAGCTTAACACCTGAGGATCGCGAAAAGCTATCCCAAAATCGGCCGCATTTGGAGGTAGCCTTTCGTGAAATTGCGGCCTTACCTTTATTGATTAATCGCATTCGCACCGAAATAGTGGATTTTGATTCCGAATGGATGGCCCAAACCATCGCGCTTCCTGCGAATTTTGAAGCCCACCAAGCCCCATCGGTGCCACAAAATTGGTTTTCTCGTCACCCAATAACAAAGTGGGCGGGTGGGATCACCTTAGCCGTTGGGCTACTCATGCTGGGAATCTGGGCACTGATAACCGTCTCCTCCTACACAACGAACTCTACGGCGGACAATTATGCGACCGTTTTGCCCAATCCGTACAATGTAGAAACCATCCAAAATAAAAGTACCGAGGTCCAAGTAGTCGAATTGCCAGATGGGAGTATGGTCACGTTATATCCATTATCTCAGATTCAATATTCACGCAATGATTTTAGTCGCAGGATTCGGGTTGCTGGGAAATTCTTCTTCGATATACAAAAGGAGGAGCAATTATTCACCATCGAGAGCAAAAATGCAGTAACCACCGTCGTCGGAACAAGTTTTGCGCTGAATACCACCCCATCTCGGACAGAAGTGGTGCTGGTGGAAGGTGAAGTGATGTTGGCTTCTCGTCGTGAACAAGCCCAGTTTGTTAGGCTGGTTCCTGGCGAAATGAGCCGTGTGGATGGGCAGGATACACCAAGTGTCCCACAAAAAGCCGATTTAGGGCAGTCGCTTGAATGGACTGGAAAATTTTTCTTTCGGGGTACGACCATTCCAGATGCCGTTCTTCAACTCGAAAAAGCCTACAACGTGCGCATCCAAATAGCCGATGACCTCCACCTCGAAACCATCGAAGGAACCTTTAGCCGCCACGAAAAACTGGGTGACATTCTGGATAAAATAGCCCTCGCCCTGCAACGCCGGGTCACGCAAAAGTCGGAAACTGTTTTTGAATTTAAATAG
- a CDS encoding threo-3-hydroxy-L-aspartate ammonia-lyase produces MRVNFQEIEQAAERLRGFAHKTPVQMSRTVNRKTGCEVYFKCENFQRTGSFKFRGAFNALSALPEEAREKGVLTYSSGNHAQALASAGQILGIPVTVIMPSDAPVVKMEATRGYGAEVIVYDRSEQTREALAKSLQQETGRMLIPPFDHPHVVAGQGTATRELIEDVGLLDVLIVCTGGGGLLSGSALAAKTMNPQCRVVGIEPAAGDDVTRSFETGTIQSVHNPNTIADGARTHSPSALTFGLIQSYVDDMRVVSDEALARTMFFMWERLKLVVEPTGALATAGLFHAEVVRPGQRVGVIISGGNVALQEVPYLWKVAGYAFDGA; encoded by the coding sequence ATGCGTGTAAACTTTCAAGAAATCGAACAAGCCGCCGAAAGACTTCGCGGATTTGCGCATAAGACTCCTGTTCAGATGTCCCGAACGGTCAACCGAAAGACCGGTTGCGAAGTTTATTTTAAATGTGAAAACTTTCAACGGACGGGGTCTTTTAAGTTTCGGGGTGCTTTTAATGCCCTGTCTGCTCTTCCAGAAGAAGCGCGCGAAAAAGGAGTATTGACCTATTCCTCTGGTAACCATGCCCAGGCATTGGCGAGTGCAGGTCAGATTTTGGGCATTCCGGTCACCGTGATTATGCCTTCGGATGCTCCTGTAGTAAAAATGGAGGCCACACGTGGCTATGGTGCCGAAGTGATTGTCTATGACCGCTCCGAGCAGACCCGCGAAGCTTTGGCGAAAAGCCTACAACAAGAAACAGGTCGTATGTTGATTCCGCCCTTTGATCATCCCCATGTGGTTGCTGGTCAAGGAACAGCTACACGGGAATTGATCGAAGACGTAGGGCTTCTGGATGTACTCATCGTTTGTACGGGTGGTGGCGGCCTCTTGTCTGGAAGTGCTCTTGCGGCAAAAACAATGAATCCGCAGTGTCGTGTAGTGGGGATAGAGCCTGCTGCTGGAGACGATGTAACCCGTTCTTTTGAAACAGGGACCATCCAGTCTGTCCATAATCCGAATACCATTGCAGATGGTGCACGAACCCATTCACCTTCGGCGTTGACGTTTGGTCTCATTCAGTCTTATGTGGACGATATGCGTGTCGTATCTGATGAAGCCCTGGCTCGTACCATGTTTTTTATGTGGGAGCGCCTTAAATTGGTGGTAGAGCCAACGGGTGCTTTGGCAACTGCGGGTTTGTTCCATGCCGAGGTGGTGCGTCCTGGCCAGCGCGTTGGGGTAATCATTTCTGGCGGGAATGTGGCGCTTCAGGAGGTGCCATACTTATGGAAAGTGGCAGGATATGCCTTTGATGGGGCATAA
- a CDS encoding ATP-binding protein → MALVGKSVEALTETDLLDLIRDGVRESRELDFKQDLHIVTDSEKKEFLADVVSFANASGGFLVFGMSEEGGIAKAVIGMDIPDVEVWVNGLESMIRDAIQPRITGIRCHPIPLSNGRVAAVIQIPRSWALPHAVTHTGSFRFYARNASGKYPLDVTDLRALFALSEGIIHQLRQFRMERISRIMANETPVRLFDQPKVVLHLLPLNAFDPSSQVDLGQHSGLVRDKLNLLLGGNPKYRYNFDGFLVYAPRNAEQETGAYTQFFRNGAIEYTDAVLLTQALNEKPFLDTQVFEEAILRAATDSLTLYEGLNTAPPFVVMLSLMGVRGHYIALNSRKILPGHTIDRDVLMVQEVLLESIEDEVDHILKPCFDAIWQAGGYPYSMHYMMEGKRRTSHSGS, encoded by the coding sequence ATGGCACTCGTAGGAAAGTCGGTTGAGGCCCTTACCGAAACAGACCTCTTAGATCTTATACGGGACGGGGTTCGAGAAAGCCGCGAATTAGACTTTAAACAAGACCTGCACATCGTGACGGACAGTGAAAAAAAAGAATTCTTGGCGGATGTGGTCTCGTTTGCCAATGCTTCGGGTGGATTTCTGGTGTTTGGGATGTCGGAGGAAGGAGGCATCGCCAAAGCTGTGATAGGTATGGACATTCCAGACGTAGAAGTATGGGTAAATGGCCTTGAGAGCATGATCAGGGATGCGATACAACCACGCATTACGGGCATTCGGTGCCACCCGATTCCACTCTCCAATGGCCGAGTGGCAGCCGTGATACAAATTCCACGCAGTTGGGCACTACCTCATGCCGTCACCCACACGGGTTCGTTTCGGTTTTATGCCCGCAATGCTTCCGGGAAATACCCATTGGATGTTACAGACTTACGGGCCCTTTTTGCCCTTTCGGAAGGTATTATCCATCAATTAAGGCAATTTCGTATGGAACGCATTAGCCGGATCATGGCCAATGAAACCCCCGTTCGGCTCTTCGATCAACCTAAAGTAGTCCTTCATTTATTGCCCTTAAATGCCTTTGATCCATCATCACAAGTGGATTTGGGCCAACATTCTGGATTGGTACGAGACAAACTCAACCTATTGTTAGGAGGAAACCCTAAATATCGGTATAATTTTGATGGTTTTTTGGTTTATGCCCCCCGAAATGCCGAGCAAGAAACAGGGGCTTATACACAATTTTTCCGAAATGGCGCCATCGAATACACCGATGCGGTATTATTGACCCAAGCATTGAACGAAAAACCTTTTTTAGACACCCAGGTTTTTGAAGAAGCCATTCTCCGGGCAGCAACCGATAGCCTAACCCTTTATGAAGGCTTAAATACAGCGCCTCCATTTGTTGTGATGTTGTCTTTGATGGGTGTCCGTGGGCATTATATTGCCCTCAACAGCCGCAAAATATTGCCGGGGCACACCATAGACCGCGATGTATTGATGGTACAGGAAGTGTTATTGGAAAGTATTGAAGACGAGGTGGATCATATCCTTAAGCCATGTTTTGATGCCATTTGGCAGGCTGGTGGTTATCCGTATTCGATGCACTACATGATGGAAGGCAAACGACGTACAAGCCATTCAGGGTCATAA
- a CDS encoding geranylgeranylglycerol-phosphate geranylgeranyltransferase — translation MKTKLRGMIKLCRPLNMLMFWFSVWIGAWLEGGHAILQASSSLNILWAACSATAIGAGSNAINDYFDMEIDQINRPDRPLPSGVLSRREAWWIWAGLSLLGAGMAVVLSAVHLVVAVLCVGLLYAYSRWFKKTPFLGNLMVAGIGSLGIGYGALVMGGVQRVMWALLYAFWATLARELVKDIQDMPGDQAAGARTLPIVWGEPPTRVLAGFCIGITVLITPMPYLWAQYNGIYLIIVGLTNAVFLYAAYGLAQQEEQQAALTSSLLKGGMMLGMLALATQPF, via the coding sequence ATGAAAACAAAACTACGAGGAATGATTAAGCTATGCCGTCCCTTAAATATGCTGATGTTTTGGTTCAGTGTATGGATTGGGGCGTGGCTGGAAGGGGGACACGCGATCCTACAAGCATCGAGTAGTCTAAATATTCTTTGGGCGGCATGTTCTGCAACCGCAATTGGTGCAGGTTCGAATGCGATCAACGACTATTTTGATATGGAGATTGACCAAATTAATCGGCCTGACCGTCCGCTGCCATCAGGCGTTTTGTCACGCCGCGAGGCTTGGTGGATTTGGGCAGGACTTTCTTTACTAGGAGCGGGCATGGCCGTAGTATTGTCTGCGGTACATCTTGTGGTTGCTGTACTCTGTGTGGGCTTGCTGTATGCTTATAGCCGTTGGTTTAAGAAAACGCCGTTCTTGGGAAATTTGATGGTTGCGGGCATTGGATCGCTCGGTATTGGGTATGGGGCACTGGTCATGGGGGGCGTACAACGGGTGATGTGGGCTTTGTTGTACGCTTTTTGGGCAACCTTGGCACGGGAGTTGGTGAAAGACATACAAGATATGCCGGGTGACCAAGCCGCCGGCGCACGAACCCTGCCCATCGTCTGGGGAGAACCTCCAACCCGTGTCTTGGCTGGTTTTTGTATAGGGATAACGGTTCTCATTACACCAATGCCTTATTTATGGGCACAGTATAATGGCATATACCTGATAATCGTCGGATTGACGAATGCGGTCTTTCTCTATGCGGCGTATGGCTTGGCGCAACAAGAGGAACAACAGGCTGCACTTACCAGTTCGTTGCTAAAGGGTGGTATGATGCTTGGAATGCTGGCCTTGGCAACCCAGCCTTTCTAG